In Achromobacter spanius, the following proteins share a genomic window:
- a CDS encoding ABC transporter ATP-binding protein, with amino-acid sequence MSETLLAVQGLSVEFGARAKPYRAVKALDFTIGRGETVALVGESGSGKSVTALSLLRLIERAGGRIASGAARFVPRDGQEVDLFKLPESALRRIRGNEISMIFQEPMTSLNPVMTVGDQLAEVYLLHQDISREQAWTKAEAMLVAVKMSEPQRRMTQYPGDLSGGMRQRVMIAMALACRPQLLIADEPTTALDVTVQAEIIDLIRDLQRDVGMAVLFITHDMGVVAEIADRVVVMRHGDKVEENITEALFDAPQQPYTRDLLAAVPKLGDGSPDEAVLQDRPTVLEVSGLAKRFPVKSGAFGKVVANVHAVEGVSFTLRAGETLALVGESGSGKSTTGRLLMKLVQPTEGVIRLVGQDVTQLTPDKMRDMRRHIQMIFQDPYASLNPRLHAWDLVSEPLKVHGGYTREQRRERAAQLLERVNLPREFLDRYAHQFSGGQRQRLCIARALSVNPKIIVADEPVSALDVSVQARVLDLMKELQAEMGLSYLFISHDMAVVEKVSHRVAVMVMGQIVEIGPTQEVLHRPRHPYTQSLLSAVPIPDPARRHQRTMRAAREIPSPIRKVGNNPHVAQLVQVAPGHFVQQAA; translated from the coding sequence ATGAGCGAAACACTACTGGCCGTGCAGGGCTTGAGCGTGGAGTTCGGCGCCCGCGCCAAGCCGTACCGCGCCGTGAAGGCCTTGGACTTCACCATAGGCCGCGGTGAAACGGTGGCGCTGGTGGGCGAGTCGGGGTCCGGAAAATCGGTCACGGCGCTGTCCCTGCTGCGCCTGATCGAACGCGCCGGGGGCCGCATCGCGTCGGGCGCGGCGCGTTTCGTGCCGCGTGACGGCCAGGAAGTGGATCTGTTCAAGCTGCCGGAATCGGCGTTGCGGCGCATCCGGGGCAACGAGATATCGATGATCTTCCAGGAGCCCATGACATCGCTGAACCCGGTGATGACGGTGGGTGACCAGTTGGCCGAGGTCTATCTGCTGCACCAGGACATTTCGCGCGAGCAAGCCTGGACCAAGGCAGAGGCGATGCTGGTGGCGGTGAAGATGTCTGAGCCGCAACGCCGCATGACGCAATACCCCGGCGACCTGTCCGGCGGCATGCGCCAGCGCGTGATGATCGCGATGGCGCTGGCCTGCCGGCCGCAACTGTTGATTGCCGATGAACCAACCACCGCGCTGGACGTCACCGTGCAGGCCGAGATCATCGACCTGATCCGTGACCTGCAACGCGATGTGGGCATGGCTGTGCTGTTCATCACGCACGACATGGGTGTGGTGGCCGAGATTGCCGACCGCGTGGTGGTGATGCGCCACGGCGACAAGGTTGAGGAAAACATCACGGAAGCGTTGTTCGACGCGCCGCAGCAACCCTATACGCGGGATCTGCTGGCCGCTGTGCCGAAGCTGGGAGATGGTTCACCCGACGAGGCCGTTCTGCAAGACCGTCCGACCGTGCTGGAAGTCTCGGGGCTGGCCAAGCGCTTTCCCGTGAAGTCGGGCGCATTCGGCAAGGTGGTGGCCAACGTGCATGCGGTGGAAGGCGTGTCGTTCACGCTGCGCGCGGGCGAGACCCTGGCGCTGGTGGGTGAGTCCGGCTCGGGCAAGTCGACCACGGGGCGCTTGCTGATGAAGCTGGTACAGCCGACCGAAGGCGTGATCCGGCTGGTGGGCCAGGACGTCACGCAATTGACGCCCGACAAGATGCGCGACATGCGGCGTCATATCCAGATGATTTTCCAGGACCCCTATGCGTCGCTGAACCCGCGCCTGCACGCCTGGGATCTGGTCAGCGAACCCTTGAAAGTACATGGCGGCTACACACGCGAACAACGCCGCGAACGCGCCGCGCAACTGCTGGAACGGGTCAACCTGCCGCGGGAATTCCTCGACCGGTATGCGCACCAGTTTTCAGGCGGGCAGCGCCAGCGCCTGTGCATTGCGCGCGCGCTATCGGTGAACCCGAAGATCATCGTGGCCGATGAACCGGTATCAGCGCTGGACGTGTCAGTGCAGGCGCGCGTGCTTGATCTGATGAAGGAATTGCAGGCCGAGATGGGCTTGTCGTATCTGTTCATCTCGCACGATATGGCCGTGGTGGAGAAAGTCAGCCACCGCGTGGCCGTGATGGTCATGGGGCAGATTGTCGAGATAGGACCTACGCAGGAAGTGCTGCATCGCCCGCGCCATCCGTACACGCAGAGCCTGTTGTCGGCGGTGCCGATTCCCGATCCGGCGCGCCGTCATCAACGCACGATGCGCGCCGCGCGGGAAATTCCGAGTCCTATCCGCAAGGTCGGCAACAACCCCCACGTTGCGCAATTGGTGCAAGTTGCCCCGGGGCATTTTGTGCAGCAGGCGGCGTGA
- a CDS encoding N-carbamoyl-D-amino-acid hydrolase — translation MGLAVAQMGAVNLADTRAVVVRRLVEMMREAAGRKAEFVVFPELALTTFFPRYWMEDAEAVDRYFEKSMPNADVQPLFDTARELGIGFYLGYAEVTPEGRQFNTAILVDRSAKIIGKYRKIHLPGHSDHKVDAPFQHLEKKFFEVGDLGFGVWETNDVKIGMCLCNDRRWPETYRVMSLQSAELIVLGYNTPSLNIHWDEPAHWRTTTHEIVLQASAYQNAVWVGAAAKCGHEDGHHMIGSSMIVAPSGEIVARSSGEEDEVITAKIDLGMGQTFREHVFNFAKHRSPHHYKLITERTGAGDPLPVPEVV, via the coding sequence ATGGGCCTGGCGGTCGCCCAGATGGGCGCCGTGAACCTTGCCGACACCCGCGCGGTGGTCGTGCGCCGCCTGGTCGAGATGATGCGCGAGGCCGCTGGTCGCAAGGCGGAATTTGTCGTGTTCCCGGAATTGGCGCTGACGACCTTCTTCCCGCGCTACTGGATGGAAGACGCCGAAGCCGTGGACCGCTATTTTGAAAAGTCCATGCCCAATGCCGATGTGCAGCCGCTGTTCGACACGGCGCGCGAGCTGGGCATCGGCTTCTACCTGGGCTATGCGGAAGTGACGCCGGAAGGCCGTCAGTTCAACACCGCCATCCTGGTGGACCGCAGCGCGAAGATCATCGGCAAGTACCGCAAGATCCATCTGCCGGGCCATTCGGACCACAAGGTGGATGCGCCGTTCCAGCATCTGGAGAAGAAGTTCTTTGAAGTGGGGGATCTGGGCTTTGGCGTGTGGGAGACCAACGACGTCAAGATCGGCATGTGCTTGTGCAATGACCGCCGCTGGCCCGAGACGTACCGCGTGATGTCGCTGCAAAGCGCCGAGCTGATCGTGCTGGGCTACAACACGCCGTCGCTGAATATCCACTGGGACGAACCCGCGCACTGGCGCACCACCACGCACGAGATCGTGTTGCAGGCCAGCGCCTATCAGAATGCGGTGTGGGTCGGCGCCGCCGCCAAATGCGGCCATGAAGACGGTCACCACATGATCGGCAGTTCGATGATCGTGGCGCCGTCCGGTGAGATCGTGGCACGTTCCAGCGGCGAGGAAGACGAAGTCATTACCGCGAAGATCGATCTGGGCATGGGCCAGACCTTCCGCGAACACGTCTTCAATTTCGCCAAGCATCGCAGCCCGCATCACTACAAGCTGATCACCGAGCGCACGGGCGCGGGCGACCCGCTGCCCGTGCCGGAAGTGGTTTAA
- a CDS encoding LysR family transcriptional regulator — protein MSELPRNVRSGPLNLRQIEVFHAIMITGSLSAAGRLLHVTQPAISRVLASIELRLGYALFERFKGRLHPTKEARKLFQEVESIQAGVNRLNDMAAGLAGHGGGLVSVVSSPSFGEWLIPAATAKFCARNPGVRIRYRPLGMDALLPQLLLGHADIAISTFKPEHPNLITSELAQGEIVCVLRAGHRLARESVIKPAMLAGEMLVGYGRDTPLGETLHNYLGPQITPAIEVRSSQTACSFVRQGVGVALVDSYGLTDTLMHGIVVRRIEPAISLSVHVSHSRIEPPPSIAKAFLAQFSQIVKKELPAMTQAIINRA, from the coding sequence ATGTCGGAATTACCCCGGAATGTCCGGTCTGGCCCACTAAACCTGCGGCAGATCGAGGTGTTTCACGCCATCATGATCACGGGATCGCTCAGCGCCGCGGGGCGGCTGCTGCATGTGACGCAACCCGCCATCAGCCGAGTACTGGCGTCGATAGAACTGCGTCTGGGATACGCGCTGTTTGAACGGTTCAAAGGCCGTCTGCATCCCACCAAGGAAGCGCGCAAACTTTTCCAGGAAGTGGAATCCATTCAGGCTGGCGTCAACCGCTTGAACGACATGGCCGCCGGTTTGGCGGGCCATGGCGGTGGCCTGGTCAGCGTGGTGTCCAGCCCCAGCTTCGGCGAATGGCTGATTCCAGCGGCCACCGCAAAGTTCTGCGCCCGCAATCCCGGCGTGCGCATCCGCTACCGGCCGCTGGGCATGGACGCGCTGCTGCCCCAACTGCTGCTGGGGCATGCGGACATTGCCATCTCCACGTTCAAGCCCGAACACCCCAACCTGATCACCAGCGAACTCGCGCAAGGCGAAATCGTCTGCGTGCTGCGCGCCGGCCATCGGCTGGCGCGAGAAAGCGTCATCAAGCCGGCAATGCTGGCGGGCGAGATGCTGGTGGGCTACGGCCGCGACACGCCACTGGGCGAAACCCTGCACAACTACCTGGGTCCGCAAATCACCCCGGCCATCGAGGTGCGCTCGTCCCAGACGGCGTGCTCGTTCGTGCGCCAGGGCGTCGGCGTGGCCCTGGTGGATTCTTACGGCCTCACGGATACGCTGATGCACGGCATCGTGGTGCGTCGTATCGAGCCAGCGATTTCGCTCTCGGTGCACGTGTCCCATTCCCGGATTGAACCTCCGCCATCCATTGCCAAGGCCTTCCTGGCGCAGTTTTCCCAGATCGTAAAAAAAGAATTGCCTGCAATGACGCAGGCAATCATCAACCGGGCTTAA
- a CDS encoding aspartate/glutamate racemase family protein, translating to MSNARITLVNPNSLTGVTEAIERAVAPFQRLPLAFRCLTSTGGPAGIQTQAEADACIAPMARLFVQEAAATDAFIVACFSDPGLHGLRDLVPAPVLGIGECSVLTAMSMATRIGVIAIARASIPRHLRYFRSMGVADRICAELSLDMKVSELADAELAFARMVTVGKTLRDAHGAEVLIMGCAGMADLRGRLEDACRLPVVEPTQAAVGMAAGRVLV from the coding sequence ATGTCCAACGCTCGCATCACTCTCGTTAACCCGAACTCCTTGACCGGTGTGACGGAAGCTATCGAACGCGCGGTCGCACCGTTCCAACGCCTGCCGTTGGCGTTTCGCTGCCTGACTTCCACGGGCGGCCCGGCCGGCATCCAGACGCAGGCCGAAGCCGACGCCTGCATTGCGCCGATGGCGCGGTTGTTTGTGCAAGAGGCGGCTGCCACCGACGCATTCATCGTCGCGTGCTTCAGCGACCCCGGCCTGCATGGACTGCGGGATCTGGTGCCGGCGCCGGTGCTGGGTATTGGTGAGTGTTCGGTGCTGACGGCCATGAGCATGGCGACCCGCATCGGAGTTATTGCGATTGCGAGGGCGTCGATTCCCAGGCATCTTCGGTATTTCAGGTCGATGGGGGTGGCGGATCGCATTTGCGCGGAGTTGTCGCTGGATATGAAAGTCAGCGAGTTGGCCGACGCCGAGCTGGCCTTTGCGCGCATGGTGACAGTGGGCAAGACGCTGCGCGATGCGCACGGCGCCGAGGTGCTGATCATGGGCTGCGCCGGCATGGCCGACCTGCGTGGCCGGCTGGAAGACGCTTGCCGGTTGCCGGTGGTGGAGCCGACGCAGGCGGCGGTGGGAATGGCGGCGGGGCGGGTTTTGGTGTGA